A portion of the Lysinibacillus timonensis genome contains these proteins:
- a CDS encoding Xaa-Pro peptidase family protein: MTNLRVNKLREFMKENNLQAAVVMSPDYQFYLTGFRALIYSRPIICFITLEQCSLIVPGLEEVHAREHAKVDRILPYYEHPEKANIAKTYLEVLEKELKAQEGSAVGVDMNYTPGKIIIEIQSVQSSVVDISVQIEKMRSIKDDEEIAAMIEAGKLVNLGVSETLKHCKVGATELEIDAIGNQVIYRTASENYPNATLDLLVMSPSGPERSILPHVYSNTRKIQKGDVIIHTRQVSLNGYRAELERTVIMGEPTKEQEHAFLAMQKAQQAALDFIRPGVKASEVDAVARGILREEGYAEYAIHRTGHAIGVSLHEPPYLSYDNDLVLEDGMAYTIEPGFYIPGLGGFRHSDTVILKESGNLLITDYPRDLKDLIF, from the coding sequence ATGACGAATTTACGAGTGAACAAACTACGGGAGTTTATGAAGGAAAATAATCTTCAAGCAGCAGTGGTGATGAGCCCTGACTATCAATTTTACTTAACTGGTTTTCGTGCATTGATTTATTCGAGACCTATTATCTGCTTCATCACACTTGAACAATGTAGTCTAATTGTGCCAGGGCTTGAAGAAGTTCATGCGAGAGAACATGCGAAGGTGGATCGAATTCTACCGTATTATGAACACCCAGAGAAAGCAAACATCGCGAAAACCTATTTAGAAGTACTAGAAAAAGAGTTGAAAGCTCAAGAGGGTAGTGCGGTTGGCGTTGACATGAATTATACTCCTGGAAAAATCATTATTGAGATTCAAAGTGTTCAGTCATCGGTAGTCGATATAAGTGTACAAATCGAAAAAATGAGATCAATCAAAGATGATGAAGAAATTGCTGCAATGATTGAGGCTGGAAAGCTAGTCAATTTAGGTGTGAGTGAAACACTTAAACATTGCAAGGTTGGTGCAACGGAATTAGAAATAGATGCCATTGGAAATCAAGTCATCTATCGCACAGCATCTGAAAATTATCCAAATGCTACGTTAGATTTACTTGTCATGTCGCCTTCTGGACCTGAGCGTAGTATCTTACCGCATGTTTATTCGAATACGCGGAAAATCCAAAAAGGTGATGTCATTATTCATACAAGACAAGTTTCGTTAAATGGCTATCGAGCAGAATTAGAGCGTACAGTCATTATGGGAGAGCCTACTAAAGAACAAGAGCATGCATTTTTAGCGATGCAAAAAGCACAACAAGCTGCATTAGATTTTATTAGACCTGGTGTGAAAGCATCAGAAGTGGATGCAGTAGCTAGGGGGATTTTAAGGGAAGAAGGCTATGCAGAATATGCAATCCACCGCACTGGCCATGCCATTGGAGTTTCCCTTCATGAACCGCCATATCTTTCATATGATAATGACCTTGTTCTAGAAGATGGAATGGCTTATACCATTGAACCAGGATTTTATATCCCAGGATTGGGTGGATTTAGACACTCTGACACGGTGATCTTAAAAGAGAGTGGAAATCTATTAATTACTGATTATCCTAGAGATTTAAAAGATTTGATCTTTTAA
- a CDS encoding helix-turn-helix transcriptional regulator codes for MNDKTRREALSAFLKAKRAQIKPESIGLPAGTRRRTPGLRREEVAQLAGVSTTWYTWLEQGRDIKVSSIVLECIATALQLNKDETDYLYNLALESKLELTNPNKEQSELSPSLKRILDELTYCPTIITDRHCHIVGWNSAAAHVFLDFEQLPTEQRNLIRLVFTRKELKALAVNWEHFAKGFLAIFRTYYGHYLGDEWYNQFIDEMSQSHPEFHDLWQESQVSKAPEMIIEFRHAKAGKMLFNLTSLQVQGDMDLRCSIYTPVEETDTEKKLKRLMKKVSVED; via the coding sequence ATGAATGATAAAACGAGGCGTGAAGCGTTGTCGGCATTCTTAAAAGCCAAACGTGCCCAAATTAAGCCAGAGTCGATTGGCTTGCCTGCCGGAACACGGAGAAGGACTCCTGGGTTACGAAGAGAAGAAGTGGCACAATTAGCAGGTGTGAGCACCACTTGGTATACATGGCTAGAGCAAGGAAGAGATATTAAAGTTTCATCCATTGTATTGGAATGTATTGCAACAGCTTTGCAATTAAATAAAGACGAAACCGATTACTTATATAACCTAGCGTTAGAATCAAAATTAGAACTAACCAATCCAAACAAAGAGCAATCCGAGCTTAGCCCTTCATTAAAACGAATACTAGATGAATTAACCTATTGTCCGACAATCATTACAGATCGACATTGCCATATTGTTGGCTGGAATTCAGCTGCCGCGCATGTTTTTTTGGATTTTGAACAATTACCGACTGAGCAACGCAATTTAATTCGTTTAGTGTTCACTAGAAAAGAATTGAAAGCATTAGCAGTGAATTGGGAACACTTTGCCAAAGGTTTCCTTGCAATTTTCCGTACATATTACGGACACTATTTGGGTGATGAATGGTACAACCAATTTATTGATGAAATGAGTCAGTCACATCCAGAATTCCATGATTTATGGCAAGAAAGTCAAGTGAGTAAGGCGCCAGAAATGATTATTGAATTCAGGCATGCAAAAGCAGGTAAAATGTTGTTTAACCTCACTTCCCTTCAAGTTCAAGGGGATATGGATTTACGATGCAGTATTTATACACCCGTTGAGGAAACGGACACAGAAAAGAAATTGAAGCGGTTGATGAAGAAGGTTTCCGTAGAGGACTAA
- the fabF gene encoding beta-ketoacyl-ACP synthase II, giving the protein MERVVITGMGVVSPLGNDIQTFWSNLTGGKSGISSIDTFDVTNQKTKIAGIVRDFDADEVLGKNVARRLDRFTQFALAAAEQAWEDAKLDHDSIDVERLGVYVGSGIGGIETLITNIDALREKGPRRVSPTLVPAMMSNAAAGQISIRWNAMGPSMSPVSACAIGNTAIGEAFRLIRSGEADVLFAGGTEAAITDLSIASFSNATALSSRNDTPTQASRPFDEDRDGFVMSEGAGILILESLSHALRRGATIYAEVIGYGASSDAHHIVATHPEGKGAYLAMKSALRSARISPEEIDVISAHATSTKVGDISETMAIKQLFGEQAYQIPVTANKSMIGHMLGAAGGVEAIALAMSLKEGIIPPTVNLENPDPLCDLDYVQSVARHINMKTGLSNSFGFGGHNAAIVLRKYK; this is encoded by the coding sequence ATGGAGAGAGTTGTGATTACAGGCATGGGGGTAGTGTCTCCTTTAGGAAACGACATACAAACATTTTGGAGTAATTTGACTGGTGGGAAATCGGGTATTTCATCTATTGATACATTTGATGTGACGAATCAGAAGACAAAAATTGCAGGGATCGTCCGTGATTTTGATGCTGATGAAGTGTTAGGAAAAAATGTAGCAAGACGTTTAGATCGTTTTACGCAGTTTGCTTTGGCAGCAGCTGAACAAGCTTGGGAAGATGCTAAGTTAGACCACGATTCAATTGATGTGGAAAGGTTAGGTGTCTACGTAGGTTCAGGTATTGGAGGAATTGAAACGTTAATTACAAATATTGATGCGCTTAGGGAGAAGGGGCCAAGAAGAGTAAGTCCAACGTTAGTACCTGCGATGATGTCGAATGCGGCTGCTGGACAAATTAGCATCAGATGGAACGCGATGGGGCCTTCCATGTCACCTGTATCGGCTTGCGCCATTGGGAATACGGCAATTGGAGAAGCTTTTCGTTTAATACGTTCTGGCGAAGCTGACGTATTGTTTGCAGGTGGTACAGAAGCAGCAATAACAGATTTATCAATCGCAAGTTTTAGTAATGCTACTGCATTATCATCAAGAAACGATACACCTACTCAAGCAAGCCGTCCATTTGATGAAGATCGCGATGGATTTGTCATGTCAGAAGGTGCAGGCATTCTCATTTTAGAGTCTTTATCGCATGCATTACGAAGAGGGGCAACGATTTACGCTGAAGTCATTGGATACGGAGCAAGTTCAGACGCACACCATATTGTTGCAACACATCCTGAAGGAAAAGGTGCCTATTTGGCAATGAAATCAGCTTTAAGAAGTGCTCGTATATCGCCTGAAGAAATTGATGTCATCAGCGCCCATGCGACAAGTACAAAAGTAGGGGACATCTCTGAAACCATGGCCATTAAGCAGTTGTTTGGTGAGCAAGCTTACCAGATTCCAGTAACAGCCAATAAATCGATGATTGGCCATATGTTAGGTGCTGCTGGCGGAGTGGAAGCCATTGCACTAGCCATGAGCTTAAAAGAAGGGATCATTCCTCCAACCGTTAACCTAGAAAATCCTGACCCTTTATGTGATTTAGATTATGTGCAATCAGTGGCTCGTCATATAAATATGAAGACCGGCTTATCCAACTCATTCGGCTTCGGAGGTCATAATGCGGCTATTGTTTTGAGGAAGTATAAGTGA
- a CDS encoding Fic family protein, giving the protein MFEVINKKKAKLDATRPLPKYTLNSLREKLFLEWTYNSNAIEGNTLTINETKVVLEGITIGGKTLREHLEVINHRDAIRFVEEIVQKKESLSEWQIKNLHRLVLKGIDDEYAGVYRKEQVFISGAKHTPPAHFLIQEKMDQMINWYHSKGIHLHPVERGALLHAIFVGIHPFIDGNGRTSRLLLNLELMKEGFPPVIIKVENRLAYYEALDKAHTTEDYTDFITLVAREVEDSLDLYLSTIE; this is encoded by the coding sequence ATGTTTGAAGTTATAAATAAAAAGAAGGCAAAATTAGATGCGACTAGGCCCTTACCAAAATATACTCTAAATAGTCTACGAGAAAAGCTATTTTTAGAATGGACATATAATTCAAATGCTATAGAAGGAAATACATTAACAATCAATGAAACCAAAGTGGTACTTGAAGGCATTACAATTGGGGGGAAAACATTAAGAGAGCATCTAGAAGTGATTAACCATCGTGATGCAATTCGTTTTGTTGAGGAAATTGTTCAAAAGAAAGAGTCACTTTCTGAATGGCAAATTAAAAACTTACATCGATTAGTTTTAAAAGGTATTGATGATGAGTATGCCGGCGTGTACCGCAAAGAGCAAGTTTTTATCTCAGGTGCGAAGCATACTCCACCTGCACATTTTTTAATTCAAGAAAAAATGGATCAGATGATAAATTGGTATCACTCTAAAGGTATTCATCTACACCCAGTGGAACGCGGAGCATTATTGCATGCCATATTTGTTGGTATCCATCCTTTTATTGATGGTAATGGACGAACATCTAGACTTTTACTAAATTTAGAACTAATGAAAGAGGGATTTCCTCCAGTCATTATAAAAGTAGAAAATCGATTAGCCTATTATGAAGCACTTGATAAAGCCCATACAACAGAAGACTATACGGATTTTATTACACTAGTGGCACGTGAAGTAGAAGATTCTCTTGACCTTTATTTAAGTACAATAGAGTAA
- a CDS encoding VanZ family protein, translated as MDYLVDFTLLVLIYFLLFYRKWRKKTDREFVINSMMYFYVVMVLFVTLMPFTMPFGGRNNLFMETINYIPFRDIISGYRGALREIILNIIMMMPFGFLYPLMKNKGIFSTVSLTFLFSFIIECSQLVSVWWGGVNQRTFDVTDLITNTLGGLIGYLNFMVLRLVVRKRN; from the coding sequence TTGGACTATCTTGTTGATTTTACTTTGTTAGTATTGATTTATTTTTTACTGTTTTATAGAAAATGGCGTAAAAAGACAGACAGAGAATTCGTGATTAATTCGATGATGTATTTTTATGTTGTAATGGTTTTATTTGTTACGCTAATGCCATTTACAATGCCATTTGGTGGTAGGAATAATTTGTTTATGGAAACGATTAATTATATTCCATTTAGAGATATTATTTCAGGTTACCGTGGAGCGTTGAGAGAAATTATTTTAAATATTATTATGATGATGCCTTTTGGATTTTTATATCCATTGATGAAGAATAAAGGAATTTTCAGTACAGTTTCTTTAACTTTTCTATTTAGTTTCATTATTGAGTGTTCTCAGTTAGTAAGTGTATGGTGGGGTGGTGTAAACCAAAGAACTTTTGATGTAACGGACCTGATTACAAATACATTGGGAGGCTTAATAGGCTATCTAAATTTTATGGTTTTAAGGCTAGTTGTTCGTAAACGGAATTGA
- a CDS encoding saccharopine dehydrogenase NADP-binding domain-containing protein: MKKVMVVGASGVLGQLVCAELLRIFENQIKLTVTDYKIERGKQLVNSFEGDVQFQYLDINDEENISQVIQNIDIVIVVLKQKTPLIQEACIYNKILCLDVTPFYGFVEKVIELNERAVNNQVGSVVMSGFFPGLSGLMVKRAMADFNEVNEINVGLLQNTNAKAGVSGILDMLTIVSKPVDVGDMWISGFTKKRKMQFLTPGRDKEVRLIHHSEKVLLSGRLTTNPIHYWTAWNSKPFNKLVSLFRQLGLLNQLHKLDHKILSKIVKHNPNQNESAFLTVEVKGIVGGEERIKRLSLASFSDYHTTAIVTAALAKIAHQQNVKGVACPFEITTLDELIFVMNCPNIVVEEVEG; this comes from the coding sequence ATGAAAAAAGTGATGGTTGTTGGGGCGTCGGGTGTTCTGGGTCAATTAGTGTGCGCGGAGTTGTTGAGGATATTTGAAAATCAAATAAAGCTCACCGTAACAGATTATAAGATTGAAAGAGGAAAGCAATTAGTAAACTCTTTTGAAGGGGATGTTCAATTTCAATATTTAGATATCAATGATGAAGAAAATATCAGCCAGGTAATTCAAAATATTGATATCGTCATTGTTGTATTGAAACAGAAGACTCCACTAATTCAAGAAGCGTGTATTTATAATAAAATACTTTGCCTCGATGTTACACCTTTTTATGGCTTTGTAGAGAAAGTAATAGAACTCAATGAACGTGCAGTCAACAATCAAGTAGGTTCTGTTGTCATGTCAGGCTTTTTCCCTGGTTTATCCGGTTTAATGGTAAAAAGGGCGATGGCTGATTTTAATGAGGTAAACGAGATCAATGTTGGGTTGTTGCAAAATACAAATGCCAAAGCAGGGGTATCTGGAATTTTAGATATGTTAACGATTGTTAGCAAGCCTGTGGATGTTGGGGATATGTGGATATCTGGATTCACTAAAAAAAGAAAGATGCAGTTTCTAACACCTGGGCGTGATAAAGAGGTTAGACTGATCCATCATTCGGAAAAAGTCTTGCTGAGCGGGAGATTAACAACAAATCCTATACACTATTGGACTGCTTGGAACTCGAAGCCTTTCAATAAACTTGTTTCTTTATTTAGGCAGCTCGGTTTATTGAATCAACTTCATAAGCTAGATCATAAAATTCTTTCGAAAATCGTAAAACATAATCCTAACCAAAACGAAAGTGCGTTTCTAACTGTTGAAGTAAAAGGGATAGTGGGGGGGGAAGAACGGATTAAACGCTTATCATTAGCCTCCTTTTCAGATTACCATACAACCGCAATTGTAACAGCAGCCTTAGCTAAAATCGCTCACCAACAAAACGTAAAAGGTGTCGCTTGCCCGTTTGAAATAACAACTTTAGATGAATTGATATTCGTTATGAACTGCCCCAATATTGTGGTTGAAGAGGTTGAAGGCTAA
- a CDS encoding DUF4085 family protein → MKYFTKDWYRESQVYGFLTLPETKDDWENNLQWYVSEGRDFKKEMAVELEWRRNELLEFLPESFHPHILDGTLKTEYPSDEIRKMVEQWTDEFQQRLRDTRKQYLLELEKGKNDLPKSVLQLHEKSLHDGMVLKCDSISDNEFVMIVEGTGVRSYSSNVKLTFTNVEELSMSGEIVGEDWLYTEIYPTKTGFELHVIFEGTLSELIIKAKDLLIEQLK, encoded by the coding sequence ATGAAATATTTCACGAAAGATTGGTATAGAGAAAGCCAAGTATATGGATTCTTAACCTTGCCAGAAACAAAAGACGATTGGGAGAACAATTTACAATGGTACGTTTCTGAAGGAAGGGATTTCAAAAAAGAGATGGCCGTAGAGTTGGAATGGCGAAGAAATGAATTATTAGAATTTCTGCCAGAATCGTTTCATCCTCATATTTTAGATGGAACATTGAAGACTGAGTACCCATCTGATGAAATAAGGAAAATGGTTGAACAATGGACCGATGAATTCCAGCAAAGACTACGAGACACTCGTAAACAATATCTGCTAGAACTTGAAAAAGGGAAGAATGATTTGCCAAAAAGTGTACTTCAATTACATGAAAAATCATTGCATGATGGAATGGTACTCAAATGTGATTCGATTTCTGATAATGAATTTGTTATGATCGTTGAGGGGACTGGGGTACGTTCTTATTCATCTAACGTAAAGCTTACTTTTACCAATGTTGAAGAACTATCGATGTCCGGCGAAATCGTAGGTGAAGATTGGCTCTATACTGAAATCTACCCAACAAAAACTGGCTTCGAGCTTCACGTTATATTCGAAGGTACTTTATCTGAACTGATCATAAAAGCAAAGGATTTATTGATTGAACAATTAAAATAG
- a CDS encoding colicin immunity domain-containing protein, whose translation MVIEIHKYKKLIDDFINEVITVEEFERDYLTTFKNETNEMGTALFLILNSVFESVDCYWHECLPGQETSFEISEQQLRKEVSEALIKLNQLLEKS comes from the coding sequence ATGGTGATTGAAATCCATAAATATAAAAAGTTAATAGATGATTTTATTAATGAAGTCATTACAGTTGAGGAATTTGAACGTGACTATCTAACCACATTTAAAAATGAGACAAATGAGATGGGTACAGCACTTTTTTTAATCTTAAACAGTGTGTTTGAATCAGTGGATTGTTATTGGCATGAATGCCTTCCTGGACAAGAAACTTCCTTTGAAATATCCGAGCAACAACTCCGAAAAGAAGTAAGTGAAGCATTGATTAAATTAAATCAGTTACTAGAGAAATCATAG
- a CDS encoding DUF5085 family protein, producing MIAQNHQITYRNVASKYYNFVPEEIELAFADFDQTLENYGFHVTDQLFFAIISDPTSPVMTAEIFRPIEEDNFTTMPKSEDIRFRSYFSVNGMLMTRITDQFDEQSQTKYWELVEHIQKNEIVQSSPVFVEFKRSHSGVAYVEMSVGVSEGLHSPSIPEA from the coding sequence ATGATTGCCCAAAACCATCAAATTACCTATAGAAATGTGGCATCGAAATACTATAACTTTGTCCCAGAAGAAATCGAACTGGCTTTCGCAGATTTTGATCAAACCCTAGAAAACTATGGATTTCATGTTACGGATCAGTTATTTTTCGCAATTATTAGTGACCCAACGTCGCCCGTGATGACAGCTGAAATCTTCCGTCCTATTGAAGAAGATAATTTTACAACAATGCCAAAATCCGAAGACATCCGTTTTAGAAGTTACTTTTCAGTGAATGGTATGCTGATGACACGAATCACCGACCAATTCGATGAGCAATCCCAAACGAAATATTGGGAACTTGTGGAGCATATCCAGAAGAATGAGATCGTCCAAAGTAGTCCAGTTTTCGTAGAGTTCAAACGTAGTCATTCCGGTGTAGCTTATGTGGAAATGAGTGTCGGGGTATCAGAGGGATTACATTCTCCGTCTATACCTGAGGCCTAA
- a CDS encoding ribonuclease YeeF family protein has product MKVLDVNEFQQGLERNLTRLTRLENEMKQIETAIQGLTDLEDSLKGQGGEALRGFYENCHLPFLQFFNTFKSSFTTILQTMDSALTSLEPDEFGYICQEALEGEIELGLDVAKQVTEELTNETNQIMNEVSDIVSLPNLDDSEVQTGVLDAKSHRDQTVVQLNTFDLTQTMALATIQQDLLLMKTWITNIESMMLEGVTDVNFPAEQWKAFAFQNPLMTTLAARTLSMDSVMGTNPLLAPGFISGANSYPLSSLQLNDQLPLTNFGIEGATVSTNFVSFMKKREEEIAKELSCPPTDVENLEAAENGILDFLGDVGNSVIHSVEKSVDSFNEIGEDFWAGLENRNNKKFNSVYDFGNYLTLGSFDGVKSVYQGLDERADVAFESPTNFANYLTLGSVDLVKGAVNPKESFSKEHWLNSLGLATIAVSGVKPVVGNVSNQVVKNGSTKQPSSVDEVVHVGSGKTGVGKTGEGIPIEKVKPSVLKQIYADDNGAYGYLPNEGTAYNKPEYDFTNVEWSKEMQNVRKEYLEASKQLENDIEKMKSEGFSKENIAKHVVEERNQQKIEARENMTPEERSGLEERNIKKYGNPIGPTSESMFNKMKDSYIDKGIYKSDDQIWEAIIQKSMQKDDVINTLLGLEH; this is encoded by the coding sequence ATGAAGGTATTAGATGTAAATGAGTTTCAACAAGGACTGGAAAGAAACTTAACTCGATTAACTCGACTTGAAAATGAAATGAAACAAATCGAAACTGCCATTCAAGGGCTCACAGATTTAGAAGATTCACTCAAAGGTCAAGGCGGGGAAGCGTTACGTGGGTTTTACGAGAACTGTCATTTACCCTTCCTCCAATTTTTCAATACCTTTAAGAGTAGTTTTACAACTATTCTTCAAACGATGGATTCGGCACTTACCTCACTCGAACCGGATGAATTCGGCTATATCTGTCAAGAAGCTTTGGAAGGTGAAATTGAGCTAGGATTAGACGTTGCGAAACAAGTGACAGAAGAGCTTACGAATGAAACGAACCAAATCATGAATGAAGTCTCAGACATTGTGAGTTTACCAAATTTAGATGATAGTGAAGTGCAAACTGGGGTGCTTGACGCGAAATCTCATCGCGATCAAACCGTGGTACAACTAAATACGTTCGATCTCACGCAAACAATGGCTTTAGCGACGATTCAACAGGACCTTTTACTAATGAAAACGTGGATAACAAACATCGAATCCATGATGCTAGAAGGTGTAACGGATGTAAACTTCCCAGCCGAGCAGTGGAAGGCATTTGCATTCCAGAATCCACTTATGACGACACTGGCAGCTCGTACGCTCTCTATGGACAGCGTCATGGGAACGAATCCACTGCTAGCACCAGGGTTCATTAGCGGGGCAAATTCGTATCCATTATCAAGCCTTCAATTAAACGACCAATTACCTTTAACTAATTTCGGCATTGAAGGAGCAACGGTTTCAACGAATTTCGTTTCATTTATGAAGAAACGAGAAGAAGAAATCGCGAAAGAGCTTTCTTGCCCGCCAACAGATGTTGAGAATCTTGAAGCAGCGGAAAATGGAATCCTTGATTTCTTAGGGGATGTCGGAAATAGTGTCATCCATTCGGTGGAAAAATCTGTTGATAGTTTTAATGAAATAGGAGAAGATTTTTGGGCTGGATTAGAGAATCGAAACAATAAGAAATTTAATTCAGTTTATGATTTTGGAAATTATCTAACACTTGGCTCCTTTGACGGGGTAAAATCAGTTTATCAAGGGCTGGATGAAAGAGCTGACGTAGCATTTGAATCACCAACTAACTTCGCAAATTATCTCACACTGGGTAGCGTTGATCTTGTAAAGGGAGCCGTTAACCCTAAAGAAAGTTTCTCAAAAGAGCATTGGTTAAATAGTTTAGGTTTAGCGACGATTGCAGTTAGTGGGGTAAAACCAGTAGTGGGGAATGTCTCCAATCAGGTTGTCAAAAATGGAAGTACGAAACAACCATCAAGTGTTGATGAGGTTGTTCATGTGGGTAGCGGTAAAACAGGTGTTGGTAAGACCGGTGAGGGAATACCTATAGAAAAAGTAAAGCCATCTGTACTTAAACAAATATATGCTGATGATAATGGAGCATATGGGTATTTACCAAATGAGGGCACTGCATATAATAAACCAGAATATGACTTTACAAATGTTGAATGGTCAAAAGAAATGCAAAATGTAAGAAAGGAATATCTTGAAGCATCTAAACAATTAGAAAATGACATAGAAAAAATGAAATCTGAAGGATTCTCTAAAGAAAATATAGCTAAACATGTTGTGGAAGAACGTAATCAACAAAAAATTGAAGCAAGGGAAAATATGACTCCTGAAGAGAGATCCGGTCTAGAGGAAAGAAATATAAAAAAATATGGTAATCCAATAGGACCAACTTCAGAGAGTATGTTTAATAAGATGAAAGATTCATACATTGATAAAGGGATTTATAAATCAGATGATCAAATTTGGGAAGCAATAATCCAAAAATCAATGCAAAAAGATGATGTAATAAATACCCTATTAGGATTAGAGCATTAG
- a CDS encoding short chain dehydrogenase, whose translation MRILIIGGTGTIGKAVAEKLKPNHEVIIASKSNGDYQVDITSVESIKQMYEDIPNIDAVISATGAAHFAPLSELTPELNEIAINSKLKGQVNLVLIGQHYINEGGSFTLTSGIMMDDPILQGSSAALANGAITSFVKTAAIELKRQIRINTVSPNVLEESWDKYKESFKGFNPVPASKVANAYVKSVEGAQTGQVYKVY comes from the coding sequence ATGAGGATTTTGATAATAGGTGGAACTGGAACAATTGGTAAAGCGGTAGCTGAAAAGTTAAAACCGAATCATGAGGTGATAATTGCCAGTAAATCAAATGGGGATTACCAGGTTGATATTACATCTGTCGAAAGCATTAAACAAATGTATGAAGATATACCCAATATTGATGCTGTGATTAGCGCAACCGGAGCAGCTCATTTTGCACCTTTAAGCGAGTTAACACCGGAATTAAATGAAATAGCCATTAATAGTAAACTAAAAGGCCAAGTAAATCTTGTATTAATAGGTCAACACTATATTAATGAAGGTGGTAGCTTTACACTAACTTCTGGGATTATGATGGATGATCCAATCTTACAAGGTAGTTCTGCTGCATTGGCAAATGGAGCGATTACAAGCTTTGTAAAAACAGCAGCAATCGAATTAAAACGTCAAATTCGAATCAATACAGTAAGTCCAAACGTTCTAGAAGAATCCTGGGATAAATACAAGGAGTCTTTTAAAGGATTTAACCCAGTTCCTGCAAGTAAGGTAGCAAATGCATATGTCAAAAGTGTTGAAGGTGCCCAAACAGGTCAAGTATACAAAGTGTATTAA
- a CDS encoding LysE family translocator, with the protein MDLYLKFVLVGFSIALPIGAISIEMINQGLKNGFLHGWAVGIGGMTVDLLLILALYFGLAEILALPYVQMPLWLIGAVFLFLLAYDSIINANKDITLAGEKVSKSLAKTFRNGLLVAVSPGNLVFWVSVFGAVLADSYSQSNASSFIVAGFGILTGILLHDIGLLSIVSITRKIMNRTMIKWTSIIAGILLIGFACYFLYEFYLDINSLLD; encoded by the coding sequence TTGGATTTATATTTGAAGTTCGTGTTAGTAGGTTTTTCCATTGCTTTGCCTATTGGAGCAATCAGTATTGAGATGATTAATCAAGGCTTAAAAAATGGTTTTTTGCATGGTTGGGCAGTTGGAATTGGTGGAATGACAGTTGATTTATTACTGATTTTAGCTTTGTATTTTGGACTAGCTGAAATCTTAGCATTACCTTATGTACAAATGCCATTATGGCTGATCGGGGCCGTTTTTTTATTCCTATTAGCATACGATTCTATCATCAATGCCAATAAAGATATTACGCTTGCTGGCGAAAAAGTAAGCAAATCATTAGCTAAAACGTTTCGTAATGGGTTACTCGTAGCCGTATCACCAGGAAATTTAGTATTTTGGGTTTCGGTATTTGGTGCTGTATTAGCCGATTCCTATTCGCAATCAAACGCTAGCAGCTTTATCGTTGCTGGATTTGGTATTTTAACAGGTATTTTATTGCACGATATAGGTTTACTTAGCATCGTATCTATTACAAGAAAAATAATGAACCGTACCATGATCAAATGGACATCCATCATAGCAGGTATTTTACTCATCGGATTTGCTTGCTACTTCTTATATGAGTTTTATCTAGATATAAACAGTTTATTAGATTAA